The Triticum urartu cultivar G1812 chromosome 6, Tu2.1, whole genome shotgun sequence genome includes the window GGGTTTGCTTGTGCAGCAACAGTTTTGGCCGATGCGTCTGCAAAGATCATCGACGGGAAGTTGGTGGCGAAGCAAATAAGAGAGGAGGTCGGCGTTGAGATCGCCCGGATGAAGGACGCGATCGGGGTGGTGCCTGGGCTGGCGGTCATCCTAGTCGGCTCGAGGAAGGATTCCCAGACCTACGTGCGGAACAAGAAGAAGGCCTGTGATGCGGTCGGTATCAAGTCGTATGAGGTCAATCTGCCAGAGGACGCTTCCGAGTACGAGGTCATCAAGCACATAGCAACCTTCAACGATGATCCGTCGGTGCATGGCATCTTGGTTCAGCTGCCCTTACCTCGCGTGAGTTCTCAATAGAGACTGTCATATAATTGTTGAACCCATTGCCTGAAGGGACTGTCATATTTGATCTTATTTAGTTTTTTGTTGTCTAGTGATTACTGACCTAGATATTATGTAGCGTGCCACTGAAATATGTATCAGGCATTGATAATGGCAGATTCCCTCAACCCTACACCAAACATTCCCATTTATTGATTCAAGTAACTGCATAGATGCTGTATAATTGTTACAGAAGCCATCTGGTTACATTCCTTAGAACTCATGGATAATACAGATGAacacattttattttattttggctAATGGTCATATGCCAATTGTGGTTTTGTGTTTCTTGTCAGCGTTCTATTAAAAATGACTATCTATACTGATTCTTGAGCTTCTTTTTTCACCTATGTGTTCTAATTAATTTGCAGCATATGAACGACGAGAACATATTGAATGCTGTTAGTATTGAGAAGGACGTTGATGGCTTTCATCCAGTGAACATTGGACGGCTTGCGATGCAAGGTCGGGATCCATTTTTTGTTCCATGCACCCCTAAAGGATGCATGGAGCTGCTACACAGATCTGGAGTTGAAATAAAAGGGAAGAGAGCTGTTGTAATTGGAAGGAGCAATATTGTGGGGACACCTGCTGCTTTACTCTTACAAGTATGAACTAGTTTTTCATTTAACATAGTTTGATCAACTTTATTTCAGTATTTAATATGTTTGCAAATGATTATTAGAAAGCAAATGCAACTGTGAGTATTGTACATTCAAAAACCAAGAACCCCGAGGAAATAACAAGACAAGCAGACATTATAATCGCGGCTGTTGGAGTTGCTAACCTGGTCAGAGGGAGTTGGATAAAGCCTGGAGCTGCTATTATTGATGTTGGCATCAATCCGGTTGATGTAAGGCACCTACTCTCTTTTAGCTAGAACCTTTCCATCTTTTCCCGTTCTTTTCTTTTTAGTGCTAAGGTGATCTGTTTACTTTTAACATACGCCTGTTTCTCAATGGAAAAGCTTGGTAATGTTTGTATAATGTTTTGGTTCAGAATGCAAAATTTTGACAATCCCAGAATATGGGGAGTTCTGCATGGTTTTTTTTTGGGGAGTATGTGTTTGTCTTTGGGTTCCTCCCCGGGATCAAACTCTATGAAGCCCCATGCTTGGAACATTGTGGTGAATTTGTAGACTTATTATTTTAAGTTTGGGCAGCACAGTGATCAGTTAATTTAGAACTCTACTAGTACCTGGAAGGTTCTACTTGGCTGATGTCTTCCAGTGTATATTTTCTCTTTTGCTGCCGGCGTGCCCCTTGCAGCATGTGTATTACTTTTCCTGCGTGGTATACTCACTGCTGATTTGGAATGCATCAGGATCCAGCAAGTCCTCGAGGTTACCGGCT containing:
- the LOC125514341 gene encoding bifunctional protein FolD 4, chloroplastic gives rise to the protein MASSILSDCSSCATSRLLPLRRALHPPTPRFRPSPGPAPLPRRPLLAAATPLPLLPRARRMAALAAAASSADPATVLADASAKIIDGKLVAKQIREEVGVEIARMKDAIGVVPGLAVILVGSRKDSQTYVRNKKKACDAVGIKSYEVNLPEDASEYEVIKHIATFNDDPSVHGILVQLPLPRHMNDENILNAVSIEKDVDGFHPVNIGRLAMQGRDPFFVPCTPKGCMELLHRSGVEIKGKRAVVIGRSNIVGTPAALLLQKANATVSIVHSKTKNPEEITRQADIIIAAVGVANLVRGSWIKPGAAIIDVGINPVDDPASPRGYRLVGDVCFEEASKVAGAITPVPGGVGPMTIAMLLSNTLDSAKRIHKFK